A stretch of Arachis hypogaea cultivar Tifrunner chromosome 15, arahy.Tifrunner.gnm2.J5K5, whole genome shotgun sequence DNA encodes these proteins:
- the LOC112747915 gene encoding uncharacterized protein — translation MVWRIKGGFDLLDVGFGYFMVKFDACKDREKVMLGGPWLIEGHYVTVKPWDIDFRPRKQSFGSTLVWVRISGLPIWCYQEQAMMRIASAIGVPIKVDLATKLAERGRYARVCVQINLGLPVIKHIIVEGVTHVVEYESLNLICNSCARYGHDMAQCLGRDFREGKSADSDATKPRDGTKAMPHPETKIHNSNEVEPNVVGGVTGENPASNLQDDLKANNLEGNNVEEACMHDEPGWEQVVRKGKTKLGQKQSNKVQRGIQSRTDSGRVIRRTIHFSHTNGSSSYRARVGSRVKVGHSTSRVGETSISSTPHTPVPCGSSLRKRPRPRSLQSSPVEKNGGTVVEASLCLPATVKEGVTVAVPLEKEGALPAVTASVGGIKEIFHGDPANLKVTGVTSAGQASWRRQDIRGVSGSFLQYRVFTANGLMLSISVLQLRFRVASSRVVMQIRLAASLGDSNLFDLKTIGRQFSWYRRVKNSVEVAKKLDRVCINSGWLSLFPEAYAEILNRFQSDHCPILVRCTGRPQPKKNRPFRFIAAWATHPGYRDIVNQSWQAGYREMHGKLSEVQKNSLEFNSKVFGNIFVRKCKLERQINFLQKRLDVMEDLSMRQKEKQLIEEFNNTFVQEEPLCLTAPVTLKEVKSAVFSMHSFKATGPDGFQAFFFKEYWKIGFDVWTMVRHAFSGLDMDPRMMENLVVLILKVLVNRLRPHLKEIIGPLQGGFIPGRGTPDNIIVAQEVLHFMKKTKSKKGTLAFKIDLEKAYDRVDWGFLKQTLSNINSYNPDVQAGSEVGWCWTVVLELVLLVLAEIGKKGGNEVVWEQLRVVAFCKESCLLFGEVFF, via the exons ATGGTTTGGCGCATCAAAGGTGGCTTTGATCTGCTTGATGTGGGGTTTGGGTACTTCATGGTAAAATTCGATGCATGTAAAGATCGTGAGAAGGTCATGCTTGGTGGCCCGTGGTTGATTGAGGGGCACTATGTTACTGTAAAACCGTGGGATATAGATTTTCGGCCACGTAAGCAATCCTTCGGGTCTACGCTTGTATGGGTTCGGATTTCGGGGCTCCCAATCTGGTGCTATCAGGAACAGGCCATGAtgcgtattgcttctgcaataggaGTTCCCATCAAAGTGGACTTAGCCACTAAATTGGCTGAGAGAGGACGATATGCCCGAGTATGTGTTCAAATAAATTTAGGACTGCCAGTGATCAAGCATATCATTGTGGAAGGCGTAACTCATGTAGTGGAGtatgaaagtttaaatttaatttgtaactCTTGTGCACGTTATGGTCATGATATGGCACAGTGCTTGGGTAGAGACTTTAGGGAAGGAAAGAGTGCTGATTCCGATGCCACCAAGCCACGGGACGGTACAAAGGCAATGCCACATCCTGAGACCAAAATTCACAATTCAAATGAAGTAGAACCTAATGTGGTAGGTGGTGTTACTGGCGAGAATCCTGCATCGAATTTGCAAGATGATTTGAAGGCTAATAATTTGGAAGGAAATAATGTTGAGGAGGCTTGCATGCATGATGAACCAGGCTGGGAGCAAGTTGTGAGGAAAGGTAAAACCAAGCTGGGTCAGAAGCAATCTAACAAGGTTCAAAGAGGCATTCAATCTAGAACCGATTCAGGTAGAGTAATCAGGCGCACCATTCACTTCTCTCACACGAATGGATCCAGCTCCTATCGCGCTAGGGTCGGGTCTCGAGTCAAGGTCGGACACAGCACTTCCCGTGTTGGTGAGACGTCGATCTCCTCAACCCCACACACCCCAGTGCCTTGCGGGTCCTCTCTCCGGAAACGACCAAGGCCGAGGTCCCTACAGAGCTCGCCAGTTGAGAAGAATGGAGGCACGGTGGTGGAAGCATCGTTATGTCTTCCTGCAACCGTGAAGGAGGGTGTTACCGTGGCGGTTCCATTGGAGAAGGAAGGCGCATTGCCGGCTGTTACTGCGTCGGTAGGCGGGATTAAGGAGATATTCCATGGAGATCCGGCAAACCTGAAGGTCACGGGAGTCACTTCCGCTGGGCAAGCCTCG TGGAGGCGTCAGGACATAAGGGGGGTATCTGGTTCCTTTCTGCAATACAGGGTGTTCACTGCAAATGGGTTGATGCTTTCGATCAGTGTATTACAGTTGAGGTTCAG ggttGCCTCTTCTCGAGTCGTCATGCAGATCAGGCTTGCTGCCTCTCTAGGGGATAGTAATCTGTTTGACTTGAAGACTATTGGAAGACAGTTTTCTTGGTACAGAAGGGTTAAAAATAGTGTTGAGGTGGCGAAAAAACTTGACCGGGTTTGTATCAACAGTGGCTGGCTATCTCTCTTTCCAGAGGCTTACGCAGAAATTTTAAATAGGTTTCAgtctgatcattgtcctatccTAGTACGATGTACAGGTCGTCCCCAACCGAAAAAGAATAGACCTTTTCGGTTTATTGCAGCTTGGGCAACTCATCCGGGGTACAGagatattgtgaaccagtcatggcAGGCTGGCTACAGAGAGATGCATGGCAAGCTTTCAGAAGTGCAAAAGAACTCTTTGGAGTTTAATTCTAAAGTGTTCGGCAACATTTTCGTTAGGAAATGCAAATTGGAGAGACAGATTAATTTCCTTCAGAAGCGACTTGACGTAATGGAAGATTTGTCTATGCGGCAAAAAGAAAAACAGCtgattgaggaatttaataacacGTTTGTGCAGGAGGAACCTCTATG CCTCACAGCACCAGTTACTCTGAAAGAAGTTAAGTCGGCTGTTTTCAGTATGCATTCTTTTAAGGCGACGGGCCCTGATGGGTTTCAGGCTTTCTTCTTTAAAGAATACTGGAAGATTGGTTTTGATGTTTGGACTATGGTTCGTCATGCGTTCTCTGGTTTGGATAtggatccaaggatgatggaaaaTCTTGTGGTTCTTATTCTGAAG GTCCTGGTCAATAGACTTCGCCCCCATCTCAAAGAGATTATTGGGCCCCTTCAAGGAGGGTTTATCCCGGGGAGAGGAACCCCAGACAACATCATTGTAGCACAAGAGGTTCTCCATTTCATGAAGAAGACAAAGTCAAAGAAAGGCaccctggcctttaagattgatttggAGAAAGCGTACGATAGAGTGGATTGGGGATTTCTGAAACAAACCCTG AGCAACATTAACTCTTACAACCCAGATGTTCAAGCTGGTTCAGAGGTTGGTTGGTGTTGGACTG tggtgctcgagttggttttgcttgtgttagcagagattggaaaGAAAGGTGGCAATGAGGTtgtctgggaacaattgagagtcgtagcattttgcaaggagagttgtttaCTATTTGGAGAGGTTTTCTTTTAG
- the LOC112749510 gene encoding uncharacterized protein, giving the protein MRALLLFLVLCAPFLSCADRSAATVAEIQALTSFKLNLHDPLGALNGWDPSSPAAPCDWRGVACTSGRVTELRVPRLQLGGRLTERISELRMLRKLSLRSNSFNGTIPSSLSKCTLLHSVFLQDNSFSGVIPPEIGNLTGLQIFNVAQNHLSGEVSGELPLGLKYFDLSSNAFSGEIPTAIANLSQLQLINLSYNQFSGELPASFGQLQQLQYLWLDHNLLRGTLPSALANCSSLVHLSVEGNALSGVIPSAISALPNLQVMSLSQNNLTGSIPASFFCNVSVHSPSLRIVQLGFNGFTDFVGPETKSTCFTVLRVLDVQNNHIRGKFPLWLTNVTTLTVLDVSSNALSGEVPPEIGSLTKLEQLKMANNSFSDAIPVEIKKCWSLSVVDFEGNELSGEVPSFFGDMTELKVLSLGGNHFHGSVPVSFGNLSSLETLSLRGNSLNGTLPDTIMALINLTVLDLSGNKFSGEVSPTIGNLNRLIVLNISGNDLSGKIPASVGNLFRLTTLDLSKQNLSGELPFELSGLPNLQVIALQENKLSGDVPEGFSSLMSLQYLNLSSNGFSGHIPENYGFLRSLTVLSLAHNHISGVIPPEIGNCSDVEVLELGSNSLTGHIPADISRLSHLKVLDLGRNNLSGDVPGDISKCSSLNSLLVDHNHLSGNIPEALTDLSNLTMLDLSANNFSGEIPSNLSMIPGLVYFNVSGNNLDGEIPPALGSRFNNASSFAGNEKLCGKPLDRKCEEMTKKDKKRLIVLIIIIASGALLLALCCCFYIFSLLRWRKRLKEGVSGEKKKSPARASSGASGGRGSTDNGGPKLVMFNTKITLAETIEATRQFDEENVLSRTRFGLVFKACYNDGMVLSVRRLPDGALDENMFRKEAESLGKVRHRNLTVLRGYYAGPPDMRLLVYDYMPNGNLATLLQEASHQDGHVLNWPMRHLIALGIARGLAFLHQSSMVHADVKPQNVLFDADFEAHLSDFGLERLTIAIPSEASTSGSVGTLGYVSPEAILTGEATKESDVYSFGIVLLELLTGKRPVMFTQDEDIVKWVKKQLQRGQITELLEPGLLELDPESSEWEEFLLGVKVGLLCTAPDPLDRPTMSDIVFMLEGCRVGPDIPSSADPTSQTSPA; this is encoded by the coding sequence ATGCGAGCTCTTCTACTATTTCTAGTGCTGTGCGCACCTTTCTTATCTTGCGCCGATCGCAGCGCCGCAACCGTTGCTGAGATCCAAGCCTTGACGTCCTTCAAGCTCAACCTTCACGATCCTCTAGGAGCTCTCAACGGCTGGGATCCCTCCTCGCCGGCGGCCCCGTGCGACTGGCGCGGCGTTGCCTGCACCAGCGGCCGAGTCACTGAGTTGCGCGTACCTCGCCTTCAACTCGGTGGCAGACTCACTGAACGAATCTCCGAGTTGCGCATGCTGCGCAAGTTAAGCCTCCGTTCGAACTCCTTTAACGGAACCATTCCTTCGTCTCTCTCCAAATGCACACTCCTGCACTCTGTCTTCTTGCAGGACAACTCTTTTTCCGGCGTCATTCCGCCGGAGATCGGGAACCTCACCGGTCTTCAGATTTTCAACGTGGCGCAGAACCACCTCTCCGGAGAAGTCTCCGGCGAGCTCCCTCTTGGCCTCAAGTACTTCGACCTCTCATCCAACGCCTTCTCCGGCGAGATTCCAACTGCCATTGCCAACCTCTCTCAGCTCCAGCTGATCAACCTATCGTACAACCAGTTCTCCGGCGAGCTTCCGGCGAGCTTCGGGCAGCTTCAGCAGCTGCAGTACCTCTGGCTCGATCACAACCTCCTCAGGGGAACTCTACCTTCGGCGCTCGCGAACTGCTCTTCTCTCGTGCACCTCAGCGTTGAAGGAAACGCTCTCAGCGGCGTGATTCCGTCGGCGATTTCTGCCCTGCCGAATCTTCAGGTGATGTCTCTATCACAGAACAATCTCACTGGTTCCATTCCAGCCTCCTTTTTCTGCAACGTTTCGGTCCACTCGCCTTCGCTTCGGATAGTTCAACTTGGATTCAACGGTTTCACGGATTTCGTGGGGCCTGAGACGAAGAGCACGTGTTTCACTGTTCTTCGGGTTTTGGATGTTCAGAACAATCACATACGAGGCAAATTTCCCTTGTGGTTAACCAATGTCACTACGCTAACGGTTCTTGATGTTTCCAGCAATGCACTTTCCGGCGAGGTTCCGCCGGAGATAGGGAGCCTCACCAAACTGGAGCAGTTAAAGATGGCCAACAATTCGTTTTCCGACGCCATTCCTGTGGAAATCAAGAAATGCTGGTCGCTGAGTGTGGTTGACTTTGAAGGTAACGAGCTTTCCGGCGAAGTTCCTTCGTTTTTCGGTGACATGACAGAATTGAAGGTGCTGTCCCTTGGGGGGAACCACTTCCATGGCTCAGTTCCGGTGAGTTTTGGTAACCTTTCCTCTCTTGAAACGTTGAGTCTGAGAGGTAATAGTTTGAATGGAACCTTGCCTGATACGATAATGGCGTTGATCAATTTGACCGTGCTTGACCTCAGTGGAAACAAGTTTAGTGGTGAAGTGTCTCCTACTATTGGAAATCTAAATAGATTGATTGTTCTCAATATCAGTGGCAATGACTTGTCTGGAAAAATTCCTGCTAGTGTGGGGAATCTTTTCAGGCTCACTACACTTGACTTGAGCAAACAGAATCTTTCAGGTGAGTTGCCGTTTGAGCTCTCAGGTCTGCCAAATCTACAAGTCATTGCTCTGCAGGAGAACAAGTTATCTGGTGATGTACCGGAAGGGTTTAGCAGTTTGATGAGTTTGCAGTATTTGAATCTCAGCTCTAATGGATTTTCTGGCCATATACCTGAAAACTATGGCTTTCTTCGTTCGCTGACCGTGCTTTCATTGGCTCATAATCACATTTCGGGGGTGATTCCTCCGGAAATTGGAAACTGTTCTGATGTTGAAGTTCTTGAGCTTGGATCGAATTCTTTGACAGGTCATATTCCTGCTGATATTTCTCGTCTCAGCCACTTGAAAGTGCTTGATTTGGGCAGGAACAATTTATCTGGGGATGTGCCTGGGGATATTTCCAAATGCTCCTCGTTGAATTCTTTGTTAGTGGATCACAACCATCTTTCAGGGAACATACCAGAGGCATTGACAGATCTGTCAAACCTAACAATGCTGGATCTCTCTGCTAATAACTTCAGTGGGGAAATTCCTAGTAATCTTTCTATGATCCCTGGCTTGGTCTACTTCAACGTTTCTGGGAACAACCTTGACGGTGAGATACCTCCAGCATTGGGCTCTAGATTCAACAATGCCTCTTCATTTGCAGGTAATGAGAAATTATGTGGGAAGCCGTTGGATAGAAAGTGCGAGGAGATGACCAAAAAGGATAAAAAGAGGTTGATTGTCTTGATTATCATCATTGCATCTGGAGCTTTATTACTTGCATTGTGTTGCTGCTTTTACATTTTCAGCCTACTCCGATGGCGAAAGAGGCTCAAAGAAGGGGTTTCGGGGGAGAAGAAAAAGAGCCCGGCAAGGGCCAGTTCTGGGGCAAGTGGAGGCCGAGGCAGCACTGATAACGGTGGACCAAAGCTGGTTATGTTCAACACCAAAATCACACTGGCCGAAACAATAGAGGCAACGAGACAATTCGACGAGGAGAATGTGCTGAGCAGAACAAGGTTTGGACTAGTATTCAAGGCATGCTACAACGATGGCATGGTCCTATCCGTCCGCAGGCTCCCAGATGGGGCATTGGACGAGAACATGTTCAGAAAAGAAGCTGAATCATTAGGCAAAGTCAGGCACCGAAACCTAACAGTTCTAAGAGGCTACTACGCTGGTCCACCAGACATGAGACTCTTAGTCTACGACTACATGCCGAATGGAAACCTCGCAACACTCCTCCAAGAAGCTTCACATCAAGATGGCCATGTTCTGAATTGGCCAATGCGACACCTCATTGCACTGGGAATTGCTCGGGGATTAGCGTTCCTGCACCAGTCCTCAATGGTCCATGCGGACGTGAAACCACAGAATGTCCTGTTCGACGCAGATTTCGAAGCCCATTTATCTGATTTTGGGTTAGAGAGGCTAACAATAGCAATCCCAAGCGAAGCCTCAACTTCAGGCTCAGTTGGCACTTTGGGTTATGTATCTCCAGAAGCAATCTTAACCGGGGAAGCCACCAAGGAGTCTGATGTATACAGCTTTGGCATCGTGTTGCTGGAGCTTCTAACAGGAAAGCGCCCCGTGATGTTCACCCAAGACGAAGACATAGTCAAGTGGGTGAAGAAGCAACTACAGAGGGGTCAAATTACTGAGCTACTAGAGCCAGGGTTGCTTGAATTGGACCCAGAATCATCAGAGTGGGAAGAGTTCTTGTTGGGTGTCAAAGTAGGCTTGCTTTGTACGGCACCTGATCCTCTTGACCGACCAACCATGTCCGACATCGTTTTCATGCTCGAAGGCTGCCGTGTCGGCCCTGATATCCCCTCCTCCGCCGATCCCACCTCTCAAACTTCTCCAGCATAA
- the LOC140179591 gene encoding uncharacterized protein, with protein MEDRVLLHLLLFTSVPRCIPTGNISSVQRPASQYENSLPASYTSATQVRTIGTHRGDEDKIFPHPFYWPQSFLYPFMAELPPLTPSEFLWMVTELQQTNQCMAEKNQRMANQIVELTNARIENNGDRTEQVEDEDHESDPTHASETPLHEEARPENEDNEPNNAVGPFTADIMNFQMPRRFILPMTLTPYDGLGDPKKHIKKFRSIMIVNGASDPVLCLCFPTFLDSPALDWFCSLPADFISRFQELAKLFEDHFAASFIYLHDSDYLNTVKQGQNESLKDYIIRFTKVAITILDLHPEVYLHAIKSELQPEKFQEPITIAKPKTLAKFHEKAKRQMEIEEFCQAQKSEKTHTTKDEDRTRDSKKTVLVYHQTKYKNTKFCVSIFCILFYSIFKNKHNRTVLKYHLAS; from the exons ATGGAAGATCGG gtacTTCTCCACCTTTTGTTGTTCACTTCCGTGCCGAGGTGCATCCCTACTGGAAATATAAGCTCAGTACAACGACCTGCAAGTCAGTATGAAAACTCATTGCCGGCGAGTTATACCTCGGCAACCCAGGTCAGAACAATTGGCACCCACCGTGGAGACGAAGACAAAATCTTTCCTCATCCCTTTTATTGGCCTCAAAGCTTCCTTTATCCATTCATGGCTGAGCTGCCTCCACTAACACCCTCTGAATTTCTTTGGATGGTAACCGAACTACAACAAACTAACCAATGCATGGCGGAGAAAAATCAAAGGATGGCGAACCAGATAGTTGAGCTGACTAATGCTCGGATTGAAAACAATGGTGATCGCACCGAACAAGTGGAGGATGAAGATCACGAATCTGATCCAACACACGCTTCTGAAACTCCTTTGCACGAGGAAGCTCGGCCAGAAAACGAAGATAATGAACCCAACAATGCTGTAGGGCCGTTCACTGCTGATATTATGAATTTTCAAATGCCCAGAAGATTCATTTTGCCGATGACCCTAACTCCTTACGATGGGTTAGGAGACCCAAAGAAGCACATCAAAAAATTCCGATCAATAATGATAGTAAACGGTGCTTCTGACCCTGTTTTATGTCTTTGTTTTCCTACTTTTTTAGACagtcctgcacttgattggttttgttctttaCCTGCAGATTTTATTTCTCGTTTTCAGGAACTCGCAAAACTTTTTGAAGATCACTTCGCAGCTTCTTTTATCTACTTGCACGATTCCGACTATTTGAATACAGTCAAACAAGGTCAGAACGAAAGCTTGAAAGATTACATAATCCGTTTCACAAAGGTAGCTATCACCATACTAGATCTTCATCCCGAAGTATATCTGCATGCTATCAAGAGTGAACTCCAGCCGGAAAAATTTCAAGAACCAATCACCATAGCCAAGCCAAAGACTCTCGCCAAATTCCACGAAAAGGCCAAGAGACAGATGGAGATCGAAGAGTTCTGCCAAGCTCAGAAATCAGAAAAAACTCACACTACAAAAGACGAGGATAGAACACGAGACAGCAAAAAAACAGTTCTAGTTTATCATCAAAccaaatacaagaacacaaaattttgtgtttctatcTTTTGTatcttgttttattctattttcaaaaacaaacacAACCGAACTGTCCTAAAATATCACTTGGCATCGTGA